The following coding sequences are from one Saccopteryx bilineata isolate mSacBil1 chromosome 3, mSacBil1_pri_phased_curated, whole genome shotgun sequence window:
- the CIMIP2C gene encoding ciliary microtubule inner protein 2C — MASRSAGTLLTEFNAAYVPPALTPGYKGHVPSVAFSFGSTYGTTTLKYFQDHRHAALEKSYTPFSKGGRFPTIFSPNPNLALSPRVWDRWLHTPCYTRFSLDSGRSAGLACFYQMAQQHREYYRDKTGLVPQVPYFVLPVREWDRYPIPTDLPPLSPKQKWHLLRVSPENLKTYQTFPSGKRVSSQEREKRDSYFEFRA; from the exons ATGGCCTCCCGCAGCGCGGGCACCCTGCTGACCGAGTTCAACGCCGCCTACGTGCCGCCCGCCCTCACGCCCGG GTACAAAGGCCATGTTCCCAGCGTGGCCTTCTCCTTTGGCTCTACCTACGGCACCACCACCCTCAAGTACTTCCAGGACCACCGCCACGCAGCCCTGGAGAAGAGCTACACTCCCTTCAGCAAAGGCGGCCGCTTTCCGACCATTTTCTCCCCAAACCCCAACCTGGCGCTGAGCCCCCGCGTCTGGGACCGCTGGTTGCACACGCCCTGCTACACCCGCTTCAGCCTGGACAGCGGCCGCTCCGCCGGCCTCGCCTGCTTCTACCAG ATGGCACAGCAGCATCGGGAGTACTATCGAGACAAGACTGGCCTCGTGCCCCAGGTCCCTTACTTCGTGCTGCCTGTGAGGGAATGGGATCGGTACCCCATCCCCACCGACCT GCCTCCTCTGAGCCCAAAGCAGAAGTGGCACCTTTTAAGAGTATCCCCCGAGAACCTGAAGACCTACCAGACGTTCCCGTCGGGGAAGAGGGTCTCCTCACAGGAGCGGGAGAAGAGAGACTCCTACTTTGAGTTCAGAGCCTGA